A region of Fimbriimonadaceae bacterium DNA encodes the following proteins:
- the ftsW_1 gene encoding putative peptidoglycan glycosyltransferase FtsW, which yields MKKRTYRLDPWLFWLTVIATAVGALAIFDAGYARSIKADRGIVPREFITQIMLAGIGLMAMLVASRIPAERLRRWATGIAVLTVIGLVLVETPLGTEMNGARRWIDLKFLMLQPAEFAKLGVILALAAWFAGRKPWKPNLKGIQHWGHWMDRIAIAKLKRAWPAIFLLLVVFLIEKEPDLGTAFIVLVTGFCLFIFAGVSRRSLVACVVLGVVGVGVLTLQQPYRLERIIHHGARWDDEHRDDIGYQTVQSETAMANAGALGVGVGSGRAKHMLPAATTDFVMATVAEEIGLIGSLAVFGLLAAIAWRLLQLAETAVTPFGRLVLTGISMWIGIQSAINILMANGTLPAIGIPLPFISSGGSSLLALMLAMGVAQSMAMQPAIDRAVVEEGVHEASRDRRGHGRTRFSRA from the coding sequence ATGAAGAAGAGAACGTACAGACTGGATCCCTGGCTCTTTTGGCTCACGGTCATCGCGACGGCCGTCGGGGCACTGGCAATCTTCGATGCAGGATATGCGCGATCGATCAAGGCGGATCGAGGCATCGTCCCTCGCGAGTTCATCACCCAGATCATGTTGGCTGGCATCGGCCTCATGGCCATGCTTGTTGCGAGCCGCATTCCCGCGGAGCGCCTGCGTAGATGGGCGACCGGCATCGCCGTCCTGACGGTGATCGGACTGGTGTTGGTGGAAACGCCACTCGGAACCGAAATGAACGGGGCGCGACGCTGGATCGATCTCAAGTTCCTGATGCTTCAACCTGCCGAATTCGCCAAGCTCGGGGTCATTCTCGCCCTCGCCGCATGGTTTGCCGGTCGCAAACCGTGGAAGCCGAACCTGAAGGGCATCCAGCATTGGGGGCACTGGATGGATCGCATCGCCATAGCGAAGCTCAAACGGGCATGGCCGGCGATCTTCCTCCTGCTCGTGGTCTTTCTCATCGAAAAGGAGCCGGACCTCGGGACGGCCTTCATCGTCCTCGTTACCGGCTTTTGCCTCTTCATCTTCGCTGGGGTGAGTCGGCGCTCTTTGGTTGCCTGCGTGGTGCTGGGTGTGGTCGGCGTGGGGGTCCTGACCCTTCAGCAGCCTTATCGCCTGGAGCGAATCATCCACCACGGCGCCCGTTGGGATGATGAGCATCGTGATGACATCGGCTACCAAACCGTTCAATCGGAGACGGCAATGGCCAACGCCGGTGCTCTCGGGGTCGGGGTGGGTTCGGGCCGGGCGAAGCACATGCTTCCGGCGGCAACAACCGATTTTGTAATGGCGACGGTCGCCGAGGAAATCGGCCTGATCGGGAGCCTGGCCGTGTTTGGTCTGTTGGCGGCGATCGCCTGGAGGCTGCTGCAGCTTGCTGAAACCGCAGTCACCCCCTTTGGTCGCCTGGTCTTGACCGGAATCTCGATGTGGATCGGGATCCAGTCGGCGATCAACATCCTGATGGCGAATGGAACGCTGCCGGCAATCGGCATCCCGTTGCCGTTCATCAGTTCGGGCGGGAGCAGCTTGCTCGCTCTCATGCTGGCTATGGGTGTCGCCCAAAGCATGGCCATGCAGCCCGCGATCGATCGCGCGGTCGTTGAGGAGGGAGTCCATGAAGCTAGTCGTGACCGGCGGGGGCACGGGCGGACACGTTTTTCCCGCGCTTGA
- the murD gene encoding UDP-N-acetylmuramoylalanine--D-glutamate ligase, producing the protein MEGKRAAVTGMGRSGMAIARAALARGARVTVFDEKPGDDPHIISAVDKLQQLGAEPVPGWHGHLDPADFDLLVPSPGFRREHPAIRDMLAGDREVISEVEFAYRIARSPILAITGTNGKSTTTVMLYLLLQAAGKNPILCGNIAGSGFHEVTLTEAAETSDGVQPLVAEVSSYQLEWVRDFRPLVATLTNVTPDHMERHPTFEDYLDTKLRLFARMGEGDTIVLNEREISTPVDRVLRDVDSAVGLRLVDPALSHEGARSRANTRREGERLVLGNREVHLADLSLFGDHQVVDAMLAWEMATAFIGDVEPHWEAMLRVLIEFPGLHHRLERVAQHGGVLVINSSMTTNPAAVIACSKAVPGKQFLLMGGLTKNLDFRPVGTYLHDTGHTAILFGADNDELACQLGIEPKSWSSLEEAFKDAAHRAQPGEVIMLAPGCASAPPYADFRERGDAFRRIAREWIEA; encoded by the coding sequence ATGGAGGGGAAGCGCGCAGCGGTAACCGGAATGGGGCGGTCGGGAATGGCCATTGCTCGAGCCGCTCTCGCCCGAGGCGCACGCGTCACCGTTTTCGACGAGAAGCCGGGGGACGATCCCCACATCATATCGGCTGTCGACAAGCTTCAACAACTAGGTGCGGAGCCGGTGCCCGGATGGCATGGCCACCTCGATCCTGCCGACTTCGACCTTCTCGTTCCGTCGCCGGGATTTCGTAGGGAACATCCCGCCATAAGGGACATGCTGGCCGGGGATCGCGAGGTGATCAGCGAGGTGGAGTTCGCCTACAGGATCGCTCGGTCACCCATCCTGGCTATCACCGGTACCAATGGCAAGAGCACGACCACGGTGATGCTTTACTTGCTGCTGCAGGCAGCGGGAAAGAACCCCATCCTTTGCGGCAACATTGCCGGAAGCGGGTTTCACGAGGTGACCCTTACCGAAGCTGCCGAAACGTCGGACGGGGTTCAGCCGCTGGTGGCAGAGGTCAGCAGCTACCAGTTGGAGTGGGTTCGCGACTTCCGGCCCCTGGTTGCCACACTGACTAACGTCACTCCCGACCACATGGAGAGGCACCCGACGTTCGAGGACTATCTGGACACCAAGCTGCGGCTTTTCGCGAGAATGGGCGAAGGTGACACCATCGTTCTCAATGAACGAGAGATTTCTACGCCCGTAGATCGCGTTCTCCGCGACGTTGATTCGGCGGTCGGTTTGCGACTGGTTGACCCCGCCCTAAGCCATGAGGGCGCCCGCTCCCGAGCTAATACGCGCCGAGAGGGTGAGCGCCTCGTGCTAGGCAACCGAGAGGTCCACCTGGCCGACCTCTCGCTGTTTGGTGACCATCAGGTTGTTGACGCGATGCTGGCCTGGGAAATGGCAACCGCGTTCATTGGCGATGTTGAGCCTCATTGGGAAGCGATGCTCCGGGTACTGATCGAGTTTCCCGGGCTTCACCACCGCCTCGAGCGTGTCGCCCAGCATGGAGGTGTCCTCGTCATCAACAGCAGCATGACCACCAATCCCGCCGCTGTGATTGCCTGTAGTAAGGCGGTGCCGGGCAAGCAGTTTCTTTTGATGGGAGGCCTTACCAAGAATCTCGACTTCCGACCGGTCGGTACCTATCTGCACGATACGGGTCACACGGCCATCCTCTTCGGGGCTGACAATGATGAGCTAGCCTGCCAGCTGGGTATCGAGCCCAAGTCATGGTCGAGTCTTGAGGAAGCGTTTAAGGACGCGGCCCACCGCGCCCAGCCGGGCGAGGTTATCATGCTCGCGCCTGGGTGCGCAAGCGCACCGCCGTATGCAGATTTTCGGGAACGTGGTGATGCGTTTCGCCGGATCGCGAGGGAGTGGATCGAAGCATGA
- the murF gene encoding UDP-N-acetylmuramoyl-tripeptide--D-alanyl-D-alanine ligase, whose product MKPISLSEVAQRSGGLAVGECSIFRFATDSRDVTDGTLFLAIKGNRADGHDFVPKLVDQGIRFATLAERQVPGNAVIVPDLVEAVAKFGSSFRQTFHGPVVGVTGSAGKTTTKEFAAAALSSLGPVLKSPGNKNTEYTSPLVWAEVDEHRAAVMELAMRGPGQIEHLAAVHRPHIAIVTNIGTAHIEMVGSREGIAQAKAEIFAYMEGDGIAVLWKEDLYADTLRRRAPGLVVTFGFEEGADARIVGYRPLDWTHSEVLLQIDGATHRTTLPIVGRHQALNAAAGALAAVVAGARAESAVADLAAADMPPMRMEIGRIGGVTVVLDTYNANPSSTIAALQTLGELPAAGRKLVVLGSMKELGEYNETGHREVGRALAVTAADRAILFGEETEVLRREAIRTGMPESRISVASDIEEVRRFVQEAKDGDVILIKGSRSLELERAVPTGSMA is encoded by the coding sequence ATGAAACCGATCAGCCTGTCGGAGGTCGCCCAGCGATCTGGAGGGCTTGCGGTTGGCGAGTGTTCGATTTTTCGTTTCGCCACCGACTCTCGCGACGTAACCGACGGGACCCTGTTTCTGGCAATCAAGGGAAACCGCGCCGACGGCCACGACTTCGTGCCGAAGTTGGTCGACCAGGGCATTCGCTTTGCGACATTAGCTGAGCGGCAGGTGCCCGGGAATGCGGTAATCGTCCCGGATCTTGTCGAAGCTGTAGCCAAGTTTGGGAGCTCGTTCCGCCAGACGTTTCACGGTCCCGTTGTCGGAGTGACGGGTAGTGCCGGCAAAACCACCACGAAGGAGTTTGCCGCAGCCGCCTTGTCCTCGTTGGGTCCGGTTTTGAAGAGTCCGGGAAACAAAAACACGGAATACACCTCACCGCTGGTTTGGGCGGAGGTGGACGAGCATCGCGCCGCCGTGATGGAATTGGCGATGCGTGGCCCAGGACAAATCGAACACCTTGCCGCCGTCCACCGCCCACATATCGCGATCGTAACGAACATTGGAACCGCCCACATCGAAATGGTGGGCTCGCGCGAGGGCATCGCCCAGGCCAAGGCAGAGATCTTTGCCTACATGGAAGGGGACGGAATAGCGGTCCTATGGAAGGAGGATCTCTACGCCGATACGCTTCGAAGGCGGGCACCGGGCCTGGTCGTCACGTTCGGGTTCGAAGAGGGTGCTGACGCGAGAATCGTCGGCTACCGACCGCTCGACTGGACCCATAGCGAAGTGCTGCTACAAATCGACGGCGCGACCCATCGGACCACGCTTCCCATTGTCGGTCGCCACCAGGCCCTGAATGCCGCCGCCGGTGCGCTGGCAGCGGTCGTCGCCGGTGCAAGAGCCGAATCCGCCGTCGCCGACCTTGCTGCTGCGGACATGCCCCCTATGCGGATGGAAATCGGACGGATTGGTGGAGTCACGGTCGTCCTCGACACGTACAATGCGAATCCCAGCAGCACGATTGCCGCCTTGCAGACCCTTGGGGAACTTCCCGCTGCGGGCCGAAAGCTCGTCGTGCTCGGCAGCATGAAAGAGTTGGGGGAGTACAACGAAACTGGCCACAGGGAGGTCGGGAGAGCGCTAGCGGTTACCGCTGCGGACCGGGCGATCCTATTTGGCGAGGAAACCGAGGTTCTCCGCAGAGAAGCGATACGAACCGGCATGCCGGAATCGCGCATTTCAGTAGCCTCAGACATCGAGGAGGTCCGCCGCTTCGTGCAAGAAGCGAAAGACGGCGATGTGATTCTGATCAAGGGCTCGCGATCGCTTGAGCTTGAGCGGGCGGTTCCGACGGGGAGCATGGCTTGA
- the cpt gene encoding Carboxypeptidase T has product MKCRFLSVLAGITLFVSAHAQTGWARYRILVPSADAAQRVADCRLKLFSENVQIPYTDVIVGPGELEELRGLGMAFWFIRELPDADRPYEVVPQADFRYNYLPYSDLLAQYEAWRAENPKLIKRTKIGTTWNNRDIWAYTLWNPVITAPVGGEKSASKAKRTFLLFGTIHAREWVAGSVPMYIMYEYLNRIKTQPAYKKLLNEVQLVIIPVVNPDGYVYSWTNDRYWRKNRRNNSGGSYGVDLNRNFSKGWGQNGGSSSDKWSDVYRGPSAFSEPETAAIRDYSETLPKIVGMIDAHSYGEYILYSWGYTTQAPPDKTLLHNTGTAMRNAMVASGGHAYDVGQASLLLYIASGVTVDYYYDKWKTLAYTIEHRDTGWYGFELPENQIYPTQQESFAAIDNLMNAVRNR; this is encoded by the coding sequence ATGAAGTGTCGCTTTTTGTCGGTTCTGGCCGGCATAACGTTGTTCGTGAGTGCCCATGCCCAAACGGGGTGGGCGCGCTACCGTATTCTCGTGCCTTCCGCCGACGCGGCTCAGAGGGTCGCCGACTGTCGGCTAAAGCTGTTCTCTGAAAATGTTCAGATTCCCTACACTGACGTTATCGTTGGCCCGGGGGAACTCGAAGAGTTGAGGGGGCTGGGGATGGCGTTCTGGTTCATCCGCGAGCTGCCCGATGCCGACCGCCCCTATGAAGTCGTTCCCCAGGCTGACTTTCGCTATAACTACCTGCCTTACAGCGATTTGTTGGCGCAGTACGAGGCTTGGCGGGCGGAAAACCCGAAGCTAATCAAGCGAACCAAGATTGGCACCACGTGGAACAACCGGGATATTTGGGCGTACACGCTATGGAATCCCGTGATTACGGCCCCAGTGGGTGGCGAGAAATCGGCAAGCAAAGCCAAGCGAACGTTCCTGCTTTTTGGCACCATTCACGCCCGTGAATGGGTGGCAGGCTCAGTACCGATGTACATCATGTACGAATACTTGAACCGAATCAAGACGCAGCCTGCGTACAAGAAGCTGCTCAATGAGGTTCAACTCGTGATCATTCCGGTCGTGAATCCGGACGGATACGTTTATTCATGGACCAACGACCGCTATTGGCGGAAGAATCGCCGCAACAACAGTGGCGGCAGCTACGGCGTCGATCTCAACCGAAACTTCTCCAAAGGTTGGGGCCAAAACGGAGGCAGCAGCAGCGACAAATGGTCGGATGTCTATCGGGGACCGAGTGCGTTCAGCGAACCCGAAACGGCCGCGATTCGAGACTATAGCGAGACCTTGCCGAAGATCGTCGGTATGATCGACGCCCACAGCTACGGGGAATACATCCTTTATTCTTGGGGCTACACCACGCAGGCTCCGCCAGACAAAACGTTGCTTCACAATACGGGTACGGCCATGCGCAACGCGATGGTCGCGTCTGGCGGCCACGCCTACGATGTCGGTCAGGCCAGCCTCCTTCTGTATATCGCCAGTGGTGTCACGGTCGACTACTACTACGACAAGTGGAAGACGCTGGCATACACTATCGAACATCGCGACACGGGATGGTACGGATTCGAGCTGCCCGAGAATCAGATTTATCCGACCCAGCAAGAGTCCTTCGCGGCCATCGATAATCTAATGAACGCAGTCCGCAACCGCTAA
- the murG gene encoding UDP-N-acetylglucosamine--N-acetylmuramyl-(pentapeptide) pyrophosphoryl-undecaprenol N-acetylglucosamine transferase, whose translation MKLVVTGGGTGGHVFPALEVARLGRDEGWDVTYLGSLRGQEASACDKARIPFQGFPSAPLHSLRSLRGWKSLSQLLRASRLATAKLKSLAPDAIFSTGGYASAPVVHAAGRLRIPYILHEQNSIPGRTNLMLARRAEGVATVFESTRASFPQNVVRRTGMPIRRELRDSEQGRFGIVSTFTASDPIVLVMGGSQGAAALNDVALATALRMVRHPVQWLHLTGVSHYESTMKSLRSMGIASKYEMRSYLEADEMASAYFGCKLAVCRSGAGTIAELAAFRRPSILVPFPHSFGQHQTANAREIADLGGALVVDQENLDPGTLESRILLWVNDPDQYASAQDALAKWDRPQAGADLVDWLTEVR comes from the coding sequence ATGAAGCTAGTCGTGACCGGCGGGGGCACGGGCGGACACGTTTTTCCCGCGCTTGAGGTCGCCCGCCTCGGAAGGGATGAAGGCTGGGATGTCACCTATCTTGGATCCCTCCGGGGCCAGGAAGCGTCAGCTTGCGACAAGGCCAGGATTCCATTTCAAGGCTTTCCAAGCGCTCCGCTCCATAGTCTGCGGTCGCTACGAGGGTGGAAGAGCCTCTCGCAGCTCCTGCGCGCGTCAAGATTGGCGACGGCAAAGCTCAAGTCCCTCGCCCCCGATGCGATCTTTAGTACGGGTGGCTACGCATCTGCACCCGTCGTGCATGCGGCCGGACGATTGCGGATACCGTACATTCTCCACGAGCAAAATTCAATTCCCGGCCGAACCAACCTTATGCTTGCTCGGCGGGCCGAGGGGGTCGCAACCGTCTTCGAATCCACCCGCGCATCGTTCCCTCAAAATGTCGTTCGGAGGACCGGAATGCCGATCCGTCGCGAGCTCCGAGACAGCGAGCAGGGAAGGTTCGGTATCGTGTCCACGTTCACAGCATCGGACCCGATCGTCCTTGTCATGGGCGGCTCTCAGGGCGCAGCGGCCCTTAACGACGTCGCCTTGGCGACCGCCCTGCGAATGGTTCGACACCCTGTCCAATGGCTTCACCTAACCGGTGTGAGCCACTACGAATCGACAATGAAAAGCCTCAGGAGCATGGGGATCGCGTCCAAATATGAAATGCGCAGCTATCTGGAGGCAGACGAAATGGCTTCTGCCTACTTCGGCTGCAAACTCGCGGTTTGCCGCAGTGGGGCAGGCACAATAGCGGAACTCGCCGCCTTCCGCCGACCTTCGATTCTGGTCCCGTTCCCGCATTCCTTCGGTCAGCACCAGACGGCAAATGCAAGGGAAATCGCCGATCTTGGCGGCGCGCTCGTTGTCGACCAAGAAAACCTCGATCCGGGCACCTTGGAGTCCCGAATCCTTCTGTGGGTGAACGACCCCGACCAGTACGCTTCTGCCCAGGATGCTTTGGCAAAATGGGATCGGCCCCAAGCGGGGGCCGATCTAGTTGATTGGCTAACAGAAGTTCGGTAG
- the mraY gene encoding Phospho-N-acetylmuramoyl-pentapeptide-transferase, with product MTAPGVVLIFAAAAGLFVSWPVMWMLRAMKSRQTISQYAPEGHQKKQGTPTMGGLIVLLAVGAAFSQWPQGLSVPLLLLIGFAVIGFVDDYLWPKLKPGSRGLSWKPKLVLQLVAAWVPLVLWGNIGDWKLAALAILIVAFANAFNFADGLDGLAGGLLAIIGGAFALIGMLSGNDPLVIEGAACAGGAVAFLFWNSPPARVFMGDVGSLPLGALIGWMAIESMTPGARDSANLVTPLVLSGVLLAELVPVPMQILAVKTLKRRIFPATPIHHSFEVKGWPESRIVWTFLLVQVLLAAVAVTTAGLGSVKA from the coding sequence TTGACGGCGCCTGGCGTGGTGCTGATCTTTGCAGCCGCAGCCGGGCTGTTCGTCTCGTGGCCAGTGATGTGGATGCTGCGTGCTATGAAGTCGCGGCAAACGATCAGCCAGTATGCGCCCGAAGGGCACCAGAAGAAGCAGGGAACCCCGACCATGGGGGGCCTCATCGTCCTACTCGCAGTTGGGGCCGCCTTTTCGCAGTGGCCACAGGGGCTGAGCGTTCCTCTGCTGCTCCTGATTGGATTTGCGGTCATCGGCTTCGTCGACGACTATCTCTGGCCGAAGCTCAAGCCAGGTTCGCGGGGGCTCTCATGGAAGCCAAAGCTGGTGCTTCAGCTGGTCGCCGCCTGGGTTCCTCTCGTCTTGTGGGGCAACATTGGCGATTGGAAGCTGGCTGCGTTGGCGATCCTCATCGTGGCTTTTGCAAACGCCTTCAACTTTGCCGACGGCCTCGATGGCCTTGCTGGGGGTTTGCTGGCGATAATCGGTGGCGCTTTCGCTCTTATCGGCATGCTGTCCGGAAACGATCCCCTAGTAATCGAAGGTGCTGCCTGTGCAGGAGGAGCGGTCGCGTTTCTCTTCTGGAATTCGCCACCGGCAAGGGTCTTCATGGGCGACGTTGGTTCGCTGCCGCTGGGTGCACTTATCGGCTGGATGGCCATCGAATCCATGACACCCGGCGCCCGCGACAGCGCCAATCTGGTCACCCCCCTGGTCTTGAGTGGTGTCCTCTTGGCCGAACTCGTCCCCGTGCCGATGCAGATACTCGCCGTCAAGACGCTGAAGCGGCGCATCTTCCCGGCAACGCCAATCCACCATAGCTTTGAGGTGAAGGGCTGGCCGGAGAGTCGGATCGTTTGGACCTTCCTGCTCGTCCAGGTCTTATTGGCAGCCGTCGCCGTCACGACGGCCGGCCTGGGTTCGGTGAAAGCGTAA